From the Synechococcus sp. Nb3U1 genome, the window AAACAGCAACGACACCAGCAGGTAGTAGGCAAACAGCGCACCGATCCGGCCTGGAAACGGGATCCACCACTGGGCCAAAAAGGTGAGACCAAAAGGGATGGCCGCGAATAGTAACCAGGGGCGGCGGCGTCCCCAACGGGTGCGGGTACGGTCGCTGAGAATGCCGATCACCGGATCATTGATGGCATCCCAGAAGCGGGTGATGGCGTAGATGCTTCCCGCTAAGCCCGCCGCCATGCCGACGGTATTGGTGAGAAAAGGCAACAGGAAAAAGACCAAAATGTTGGCCGTCATACCCGTGCCCAGATCTCCAACTCCATAGGCAAGCTTGGTCCACAGGCTGAGTCGTTGTTCGGTCATAGTGCCCTGTTGCTGGAAGACCTGGCTCCCAGTGTAAGGGTAGACGGAAAAAATCATGACCACTCTCTACCTCACAGAACCCGGAACGGTTGTTCAGTGCCGCAACCAGGCTCTGCTCATCTACCTGGTATCAACTATGACCTGGATGAGAAGGGATCCTCACTGGAGCGAATGGCTCAACTTTTGGAAAACTTGATTGACAACGCCAAGGGATATATCACGTTTGCTGCCACCGGCGGACTCAAAGCCCAGACTATGATCATGGCCCTAGTGGGCAATCAACTGGGGATCCCAGTCTGCTACATCCATGAGCAATACAAATTTCTGCTCTATCTACCCTATCTTCAAGAAAGCACTCAACAGAGAATCATTCGAGCAAACCTACCTGATTCCGGCAGAGATCGATCAGATGTTATTCAAGTCCAAACCAGAAAAGCACATCATCGTCCCCTCACTTGGCCCAAAGTGGAAAAGTTGCTGGAGGACACCCCCTGGGTCGATCTCATCCGGTATGATTCCCGAGCCTAGGCTGCCTCCAAAAATGCCCTTAAGTCCTCCCCGCGAAAACACCTGACGGACGGCATATTTTGTGGATCCATCTCCACGAGAGCGAAGACACCCATATGGCGGTTATGGTGGAGACCACTGGGTATACTCCTGATCACCTGGAACAAGCTGCTGCTGAGTTGCGAGAACGTCTGGGTCGGCTGCTCTAAAGAATCCTAGTCTTTGAGGTGCGCTATGATTGCTGCCCACCGCTTTACCTCCTCAGATCTGGCTCTGATGCCGGACGATGGCAAACGCTACGAAGTCATTGATGGAGAGTTGTATGTGACCCATCAACCCAGTTGGCAACATCAGTATGCTGCCAGTCGTATCTATCGATTTTTGGATGAATGGAGCGATAACACTGGCCTAGGAATGGCCAATATGGTACCGGAACTGATCTTTGCTGAAGATGATGATGTCGCTCCGGATGTGGTCTGGATTAGCCATAGCCGCTTCATTCAGGATGCCCTGACTGAATTGGTGGGTTCGTCTCAGGTTCCAGAAGCGCCTCAACTCCCTACCCAGCCGGATGAATGGTTTTTGTAAGCTTCAGGGATCAAGAGGAGAACAATTGCTGAATTCTCGGCTCCTTCGGAGGGGCATCCTCGGTTGTGTGGACTTCATCCCTTGCAAATTCAGGTGAGATCAATCCCACAGAAGTAACTGATACAACACTTTCAGATGCTAAGACTCCTTATCGTACAACTGTTAGGGATCCGTTTGAGCTAGGCCCTCCCTCCTGCTGGGGGTAGGTAGCTCTGAGCGCCTCATTAACTATTGGGAGTCAAGCCACCATGACCGTTGCTCTCCATCGGCCTTCAACTTGGGCAGCCTTCCAAGCCGAATTGGAGGGGATCTCGATCATCACAGATCCGACCCAAGTGGCCAAACTCTCTCAAGACTGGAGCCTCTTCAGCCCGATCCTGACGGCTAAGCTCTCAGAGAAGCGGGCGGATTTGGTGGTTTGCCCCACCGATTTACAGCAAGTTTTACGAGTTGCCAAAGCTTGTGTCCAACATCGGATCCCGCTCACCCTGCGTGGCACTGGCACTGGTAATTATGGGCAGGCAGTTCCTCTCTATGGTGGCATTGTCTTGGATCTATCACGGATGCAGCGCCTGTGTTGGATCAAGGCCGGTTCTGCTCGTGTTGAGGCTGGAGTAAAACCCCTAACCTTGGATAAAAAAGCAAAAGAAATGGGATGGGAAATGCGCATGATCCCTTCCACCTTCCGAACTGCAACCATGGGGGGGTTTGTGGCCGGGGGAAGCGGTGGTATTGGCGGCATTCAGTTCAGTGGTTTGTCAGCTCGGGGCAATGTCTTGGCAGTTCAAGTCGTCACTCTGGAAGATGAACCCCAGGTGGTGGAGCTACGTGGCGATGCCTTGCGGGGTGTGAATCATGGCTGGGGCCTAAACGGCATTGTTACGGAAGTGGAGGTGCCTCTGGCTCCTGCTTATCCTTGGGCAGAGTGGATCGTTAGCTTCACGGATTTTGAGTCGTTGCTGCGCTTTTCCCAAGCGCTAGCGGATAGTGATGGCATCATCAAGAAATTGATCAGTGGTCATGCCTGGCCAATCCCAGGTTACTTCACTGCCCTGAAAAGCTCGATCCCCGAGGGATCCCATTGTGTGTTGATCCTGGTGGCAGAACCCTCCATCGAGCCGTTGCAAGAACTGGCGCAGGAATGGGGTGGCCGGGTGTGCTATTCCAAAACCCCTCAAGAAGCCAGCAAAGGGCTGACCCTAGCAGAATTTGCCATTAACCACACCACGCTACATGCACGAGCCGCCAACCCTAATCTGACCTACATTGCTGCCCGCTTCCCTCGGGGTGAGGCCGGGATCCAGGCTGCCGTGCAGGTGCATGAGCATTTTCAGCGACCCCAAGGATCGGAAGTCATGTTGCACCTCGAGTTTTTCCGGGGCAATGGCGCCGCTGGATTCTCGTCGTTGGAGTTGGTGGAGTTTTCCACAGCGGAGCGACTAGAGGAGATCAAAGCCTATCAACGTACCCTTGGGATCACCTTCTCCAATAACCACAGCCACTACATTGAGGATGGGATGCGAGCTTCGGTGCAAGATGTGCTGGAGTTAAAGCATTGGATGGATCCCTATGGACTCATGAATCCGGGGAAAACCCGCTTGGTGGGATCTTGCTTGACCGATGGCGGATGAACCTGAACGTACGATTCTCGACCCAGGAACTTCGCTTCGACATTCTGCGCTATGGGGTATGACCACGGGTTGAGTCCTTGTCCTGAGCTTAGGCTCCCGGCAGGGGGAAGAAATGGTCAGTTGCTTTCACCCGTTGACACCAGGCCTGTAGGTTAGGGAAGGGCTTGAGGTCGAACCCGCCCTGCTCCGCCACATGGGTGTAGGTGAAAAGAGCCACATCGGCAATGGTGTACCGCTCGCCCACAAAAAAGGTTTTCCCTTCCAGATAGGCATCCATAATCTGTAGGGCATCGGTGCCGGACTTGAGATTTTGTTCGATCAAGCTGGCATTCGCTTCAGCTTTACCGGCACGCACCCAAAACCGGGTGATAGCAATGTAGCGAGCGATGCGGGTTTGCTCAAAGAACAGCCATTTCAAAATCTCAGCCCGTTCCAGCTGGGTTTGGCCATACATCGGGGTGCCTTCCGCCAAGTAAACCAGGATCGCGGCAGATTCTGCCAAAACAGTTCCGGTTTCCAGCTCCAAGGCCGGGATCTGTCCAAAGGGATTCTTGGCCAAGTACTCTGGTAGACGGTTCTCGCCTTCTCTGGAATTGACGAGCACCACTTCATAAGGGATCCCCAATTGTTGGAGGAGCAGCTCCACTTTATAGTAATTCCCAGAAGTCGGGATCCCGTACAGTCGCAAAGTCATGAGTGCCTAAGCTGTGGCGATGGTCTGAGTTGGGCCCGGATCCCGCTTGGATCCCTTGTATTTGCAGTTTAGCCCTTCCTAGTCCTGTCTTGGCCTGAAGACTCATGCCTTTGAATCTCAATGGGCTCGGGGTGCTCCTGTGGGTTCAGCGGCTTTTCCCCATTGGAGCTGCCATCTGCAGTATGGGAAACTGCTGGAGCGGGCGATGTGACATTGCGCGAAGCCTGAGCCTCCTAACCCATGCCACTTCCTAAGATGAACGTAGCAATTGATCCGGTGTGGACCATGAACGCCAAACTTCTGTTTCTGCCGCTGGCCCTGGGGTTGTCTATGGCTCCGGCCACAGCCGTTTTTCCACAAACTTTGGGCATCTATCCGTCTCTGCAGAGGCTACAAGTGGCCGATACCCGTCAGTTGGATATCGGCACCCGCTCCATTATCGTCAACCCGGTGCCTTCCGACCTGAGTGTGAATCTGGAGCTGGATCGGCGCGGCTCCAACCCGATTTATCGTGCTGGCGAGCCGATTCGCATCAGCCTCAGCACTAACCGCGATGCCTACGTTTACTTGTTTAGCGTACAGGCGGATGGCCGCATTAACTTGATCTTGCCCAACCGCCTATCGGGGGGGAATGAGTTTTTGCGGGCTGGAGAAGTGCGTAGCTTTCCGCCGCCCGGAGCCCGTTACCAGTTGACCATCGCTCCGCCTTTCGGCCAAGCACAAGTGTTGGCAGTAGCAGCCCCTCGCCCTCTCAATATCCAGGAAATTGCCTCCTTTGAGCGGGGTGGACAGTTTGCCGATGTGCGCGTCCAGGGATCCCAGTTTGCCGATGCGATTGCCCGTGCCATTGTCGTAGAAGAGATCCCCTCCAACCAGTGGGTGACCAGCACCAGGTTCTATCGGGTTGCTCCTCGCTAGAAGTTGAATCCGAGTCTGGATGCGGATACAGAGGGTAAACACCCCGCTGAGGGAGTTTAATCTGCCACAATGAAAACAGTGGAAAGTAGCCTCGATTACGCTTCTCTGTCCTGTCTCTTGTCAGCAGCTCCATGCCCACTTCCCTCCCACCTTTGAGCGATCAGATTCGCAGCATTGATGAGCATCTCTCCCGCCGACCCCTTAATCTGGATCCGGCGGGCTACTTTATCATCTATCTGGATCGGGAGCGACACCTGATTTGTGCCAAGCACTTCAGCACCGTGATCAACGAACAGGGGCTGGCCACCGATCCACAAACGGGAGCTGTGATCCCTGCCCGAGGCTCTGTGAATCGCGCTCCAGAGCGTGTCTTTGTTGGGCGCACTGCCAAGGAACTGTGTGTGCAACTTTTTGAAAAAGAAACGGAAGTTGTGGTTTCACAACTGAGCCATGCCGCCTACTTGGGGCGGGAATTTCAACGGGCGGAAGCGGCTCTCATTGACGGCAGCGAATACATCCAAGACTAAATCGGGATCCATACACCAATCTGCCCGAAGGCCCATTGGCAGCCCGTCAGACTGTGGCAGAATCGAGCCAGCTTGCATCAGCGTTGGCTGCAGCTATGGACGATAGGATCAAGGCGGGAACAATTTTGAAGGGACGCTACCGCATTCTCAATCCCTTGGGAGAGGGAGGATTCGGTGTTACTTACAAAGCAGTGGATCAAGACACCTTTAATACCCCCTGTGTCGTCAAGCGCCTGCGCCCTCTCTCGACGGATCCCTATACCTTAGCCACAGCTCGCAAATTATTTGAGCGAGAAGCCAAGGTTCTCAATCAGCTCAACCACTTTGATCGGGTGCCGCGCCTGCTGGCTCACTTCGAGCAGAATCAAGATTTTTATTTGGTACAGGAGTTTGTAGCGGGGCACGATCTCAGCCATGAGATGGTTGCGGGCAAGCCGTTTAGCGAGGCAGAAGTGCTGGAGCTGCTGCAAGATGTTTTGGAAATTTTGCGCCATGTCCATGCCCACCACATCGTGCACCGCGACATTAAACCGGCCAACCTGATGCGCCGCGATGCCGACGGCAAGTTGGTGTTGATCGACTTTGGGGCGGTGAAGGAAGTGGGGATGTTGGTGAGCCATGCCCCCGGCCAAACCCAGTTGGCAACGGTGATCGGCTCAGTTGGGTACATGTCGGCAGAACAGTTGAACGGCAAACCTCAACCCTGTAGCGATATTTACTCCGTTGGGGTGCTGGCCATTCAAGCGCTGACGGGGCGAACCCCCAACAAAATTCGCGATGACCCTCGCACCGGTCAGTTGCTCTGGCGGGATCTGGTGCAGGTGAGCAATGAGCTGGCGGATATTTTGGATCGTATGATTCGCCCCCGCTGGCAGGATCGCTTTCAGTCTGCTGGTGAGGTATTGGAGGCGTTGCGCCCTCTATTGCCCACCCACAACGAAACCACCATTCCCGATGTCGGGGTGGATCAGGTTCTGGTGACCCGCCTTTTGGCCCGTGGTCAGGATAAGGCCCGCCAAGGGGATCCGATGGGGGCGATTGCCGACTTTACTCTGGCGATTCAATTGGATCCCAAAGATAGCCGCGCCTACAGCCAACGGGGGAGCGCCCGCTACAAAGCTGGAGATCTGGCGGGAGCCATTGAAGACTATACCCAGGTAATCCAACTGGTGGGGGATGCCCGCGCCTACTTCAACCGGGGCATCGCCCGCTACCGCTTAGAGGACTATGAGGGATCCGTCGCCGACTATAGCCAAGCTCTCCGTCTTAACCCCCAATGGGCGGTGGCCTACTACAACCGTGGCAATGCCCACCGGCAACTGAATCAGCAACAGGAAGCCATTGACGATTATTCGCGGGCCATCGAGCTCAACCCGGAGGATACCCGTGCCTATTTCAACCGGGGGGTGGTGCGAGGCAACCTGGGAGATTCGCGAGGGGCCGCGGAAGATTTTTCAGAGGTTCTCAAACGGGATCCCCAGGATGTGGAAGCCTACTTCAACCGCGGGGTGGCGCGGGTCAACCTGTTGGATCTAGCAGGTGGCATCGAAGACTATACCCAAATGCTGCGGTTGGATCCCCAGCAGAGCAAAGCCTATTACCACCGTGGCTTGGCTCGTCAGGGTTTGGGGGATTGGGCAAGGGCGGTGGAGGATTTTTCGCAAGCGATTGAGCTGAGTGGCCAGAATCCCGACGCTCAAGCGCATCTATATCTGAATCGTGCCATCGCCCACATGGGCAGAAATGCCCTCGACTTGGTGCTCGCCGACTGCGGACGAGCCATCGACTTAAACCCGGAGTTATCGCGGGCCTATCTGTACCGAGGCTTGGCTCAGCAAGGGCTCGGGGATCCGGTTGCTGCTTTGCAAGACTTCAACCGGACTTTGGAGCTGGATCCGCAGGAGGCAAAAGCCTTTTTGAATCGGGGTATCGCTCACCTGGATCTGGGTCATATCGAGGCGGCTCTGGCGGATTTGGGTCAAGCGATTGCCCTGGATCCCGAAGATGCCAGCGCCTACAGCAGCCGTGGACGGGTACATTTGCTTCTGGGGGATCCGGTTGCTGCATTGCAAGACTACACTGCCGCCCTAGAACGGGATCCGGACAATCCGCAGCTTTTTCTGAACCGGGGCAATGCCCATTTTGACCACGAAAATTGGGGAGAGGCCTGTGCAGATTTTGAGCGGGCGCTGCAGTTGGCTGCCCAGCCGGGGATCCCGCATGGGCCAGAGCTGTGGGTGAATGCCTATTTGCGCCGGGGGATGGCGCGACAACGACAAGGGGACTGGCAGGGGGCAGTGGCGGATTTGGATCAAGCCTTGCAACGGGATCCGTATTTGGGACTGGCTTATGTGCATCGGGGCCAGGTACGAACCGCCCTGGGGGATGTACAGGGGGCAACGCAAGACTACAGCCGCGCTTTAGAGCTGGGGGTAGAGCTGACTCAGGCACAGATTTATCGGGATCTGGCACGAGCACGGATTCAGGCAGGGGATCTAGAGGCGGCTTTGCAGGATTTGAACCAAGCGTTGCGCTTGGAACCGAATCTGTGGGAACTTTACTCAGAACGGGCAGAGCTGCATCAGCAGTTGGGCCATTGGCAAGAGGCGATTGCCGATTACGACACGGTTTTGCAGCAAGACCCG encodes:
- a CDS encoding DUF4384 domain-containing protein; protein product: MNAKLLFLPLALGLSMAPATAVFPQTLGIYPSLQRLQVADTRQLDIGTRSIIVNPVPSDLSVNLELDRRGSNPIYRAGEPIRISLSTNRDAYVYLFSVQADGRINLILPNRLSGGNEFLRAGEVRSFPPPGARYQLTIAPPFGQAQVLAVAAPRPLNIQEIASFERGGQFADVRVQGSQFADAIARAIVVEEIPSNQWVTSTRFYRVAPR
- a CDS encoding serine/threonine-protein kinase, which codes for MDDRIKAGTILKGRYRILNPLGEGGFGVTYKAVDQDTFNTPCVVKRLRPLSTDPYTLATARKLFEREAKVLNQLNHFDRVPRLLAHFEQNQDFYLVQEFVAGHDLSHEMVAGKPFSEAEVLELLQDVLEILRHVHAHHIVHRDIKPANLMRRDADGKLVLIDFGAVKEVGMLVSHAPGQTQLATVIGSVGYMSAEQLNGKPQPCSDIYSVGVLAIQALTGRTPNKIRDDPRTGQLLWRDLVQVSNELADILDRMIRPRWQDRFQSAGEVLEALRPLLPTHNETTIPDVGVDQVLVTRLLARGQDKARQGDPMGAIADFTLAIQLDPKDSRAYSQRGSARYKAGDLAGAIEDYTQVIQLVGDARAYFNRGIARYRLEDYEGSVADYSQALRLNPQWAVAYYNRGNAHRQLNQQQEAIDDYSRAIELNPEDTRAYFNRGVVRGNLGDSRGAAEDFSEVLKRDPQDVEAYFNRGVARVNLLDLAGGIEDYTQMLRLDPQQSKAYYHRGLARQGLGDWARAVEDFSQAIELSGQNPDAQAHLYLNRAIAHMGRNALDLVLADCGRAIDLNPELSRAYLYRGLAQQGLGDPVAALQDFNRTLELDPQEAKAFLNRGIAHLDLGHIEAALADLGQAIALDPEDASAYSSRGRVHLLLGDPVAALQDYTAALERDPDNPQLFLNRGNAHFDHENWGEACADFERALQLAAQPGIPHGPELWVNAYLRRGMARQRQGDWQGAVADLDQALQRDPYLGLAYVHRGQVRTALGDVQGATQDYSRALELGVELTQAQIYRDLARARIQAGDLEAALQDLNQALRLEPNLWELYSERAELHQQLGHWQEAIADYDTVLQQDPQHWVAWLGRGIAHLQVGNSASGIQDLSQVLQRDPDHTEALWQRGQALQQLGQKEAALEDLNRALERDPQHATARMARGSLFLQMGQYPEAESDFDSVIQGQPEHLEAYLKRGQTRHLRQNPAGAIADLDRVLELAIQGGGGEQDPWVTEALLYRGLARQQVGDLSGALTDFTAVIQRQPESSQGFALRATVQQALGEGAAAFEDLNQALNCNRAWGMANAALAYRQRGDLHRQANQFDLAIADYTQALALNPQDPQALLSRALLWDRRGDSRQAIEDYTQVLPLNLNAEEMIWVLNNRGYAYAQVGNLPSAIRDYTQVLERDPNQVKAYFNRALARSASGDLAGACQDFQMGLKLQGYQGRMV
- a CDS encoding glutathione S-transferase family protein, encoding MTLRLYGIPTSGNYYKVELLLQQLGIPYEVVLVNSREGENRLPEYLAKNPFGQIPALELETGTVLAESAAILVYLAEGTPMYGQTQLERAEILKWLFFEQTRIARYIAITRFWVRAGKAEANASLIEQNLKSGTDALQIMDAYLEGKTFFVGERYTIADVALFTYTHVAEQGGFDLKPFPNLQAWCQRVKATDHFFPLPGA
- a CDS encoding putative CRISPR-associated protein, which translates into the protein MAQLLENLIDNAKGYITFAATGGLKAQTMIMALVGNQLGIPVCYIHEQYKFLLYLPYLQESTQQRIIRANLPDSGRDRSDVIQVQTRKAHHRPLTWPKVEKLLEDTPWVDLIRYDSRA
- a CDS encoding DUF4346 domain-containing protein, translated to MPTSLPPLSDQIRSIDEHLSRRPLNLDPAGYFIIYLDRERHLICAKHFSTVINEQGLATDPQTGAVIPARGSVNRAPERVFVGRTAKELCVQLFEKETEVVVSQLSHAAYLGREFQRAEAALIDGSEYIQD
- a CDS encoding FAD-binding oxidoreductase, which produces MTVALHRPSTWAAFQAELEGISIITDPTQVAKLSQDWSLFSPILTAKLSEKRADLVVCPTDLQQVLRVAKACVQHRIPLTLRGTGTGNYGQAVPLYGGIVLDLSRMQRLCWIKAGSARVEAGVKPLTLDKKAKEMGWEMRMIPSTFRTATMGGFVAGGSGGIGGIQFSGLSARGNVLAVQVVTLEDEPQVVELRGDALRGVNHGWGLNGIVTEVEVPLAPAYPWAEWIVSFTDFESLLRFSQALADSDGIIKKLISGHAWPIPGYFTALKSSIPEGSHCVLILVAEPSIEPLQELAQEWGGRVCYSKTPQEASKGLTLAEFAINHTTLHARAANPNLTYIAARFPRGEAGIQAAVQVHEHFQRPQGSEVMLHLEFFRGNGAAGFSSLELVEFSTAERLEEIKAYQRTLGITFSNNHSHYIEDGMRASVQDVLELKHWMDPYGLMNPGKTRLVGSCLTDGG
- a CDS encoding Uma2 family endonuclease yields the protein MIAAHRFTSSDLALMPDDGKRYEVIDGELYVTHQPSWQHQYAASRIYRFLDEWSDNTGLGMANMVPELIFAEDDDVAPDVVWISHSRFIQDALTELVGSSQVPEAPQLPTQPDEWFL